Part of the Rhodothermus bifroesti genome, TCCAGCCTTGGGCCAAGCGGGTGTGAACATCATGGAGTTTTGTAAGCAGTTTAACGCTGCTACCCAAGATCGCATGGGGGTGGTGCTGCCTGTGGTCATTACGGTATATACCGATAAGTCCTTCACCTTTGTGGTTAAAAGCCCCCCAGCAGCTGAGTTGTTGAAACAAGTAGCTAAAATTGAAAAGGGCGCTGCGGATCCCTTGCGTCAGAAGGTGGGGAAGGTAACGTGGGAGGACTGCTTGGCGATTGCACGCCAGAAGATGGCCGACCTGAATGCCTACGACCTTGAAAAAGCTGCATCGATGATTGCAGGAACAGCCCGTTCGATGGGCATCGTGGTCGAAGGTAAACCAGAACACC contains:
- the rplK gene encoding 50S ribosomal protein L11, with translation MAKKVEKQIKLQIKGGQATPAPPIGPALGQAGVNIMEFCKQFNAATQDRMGVVLPVVITVYTDKSFTFVVKSPPAAELLKQVAKIEKGAADPLRQKVGKVTWEDCLAIARQKMADLNAYDLEKAASMIAGTARSMGIVVEGKPEHL